Proteins encoded within one genomic window of Setaria italica strain Yugu1 chromosome IV, Setaria_italica_v2.0, whole genome shotgun sequence:
- the LOC101759308 gene encoding cinnamoyl-CoA reductase 1 isoform X1 translates to MEETAAAARSTVCVTGAGGFLASWLVKLLLSSGRYAVRGTARDPGDGKNAHLMPLENAGERLQLLKADMLDYGSVASAVAGCEGVFHVASPVPYGQPSNPEADVIAPAVTGTLNVLKACYEAKVKRVVLVSSVAAVFNNPKWPKGKAFDEDSWSDEDYCRKNEEWYLLSKILSEREASAYAAKTGLDMVTICPSLVIGPLMQSTLNTSVKIFLDYIKGDHETIENRLRNLVDVRDVADALLLAYENSKASGRYICSSTPIRVRDIMDILRTMHPTSRWPKSFVEVQDDFTYDTDKIQKLGCAFRPMEETIRDSIICYMDLGILK, encoded by the exons atggaggagacggcggcggcggcgaggagcacggTGTGCGTGACCGGTGCCGGCGGCTTCCTCGCGTCGTGGCTCGTGAAGCTCCTCCTGTCCAGCGGCCGCTACGCCGTCCGCGgcacggcgcgcgatcctg GTGATGGCAAGAATGCTCACCTCATGCCGCTGGAAAACGCTGGGGAGAGGCTGCAGCTGTTGAAGGCTGACATGCTGGACTACGGCAGCGTCGCCTCCGCAGTCGCCGGCTGTGAGGGTGTTTTCCATGTCGCCAGCCCTGTCCCATACGGCCAGCCCTCCAATCCTGAG gcagACGTAATAGCTCCTGCTGTTACTGGCACATTGAACGTATTAAAAGCTTGCTATGAGGCAAAAGTTAAGAGAGTTGTGTTAGTCTCTTCAGTTGCTGCTGTGTTCAATAATCCTAAGTGGCCCAAGGGCAAGGCCTTTGATGAAGACAGTTGGTCAGATGAAGATTATTGCAGAAAGAATGAG GAATGGTATTTGCTTTCTAAAATATTGTCAGAGCGTGAGGCTTCTGCTTATGCAGCAAAAACTGGGCTGGACATGGTAACCATTTGCCCATCATTGGTAATCGGGCCATTGATGCAATCTACATTAAATACAAGTGTTAAAATCTTCCTCGATTATATCAAAG GGGATCACGAGACCATTGAAAATAGACTTAGAAATCTAGTGGATGTCCGTGATGTTGCTGATGCTCTTCTTTTGGCTTATGAAAATTCAAAGGCATCTGGACGATATATTTGCAGTTCAACCCCAATAAGGGTCCGTGATATTATGGACATACTAAGGACTATGCATCCAACATCCCGTTGGCCCAAAAG CTTTGTGGAAGTGCAAGACGACTTCACATATGACACGGACAAGATTCAGAAGCTAGGGTGTGCCTTCAGGCCCATGGAGGAAACCATCCGGGACAGCATCATTTGCTACATGGATCTTGGCATCCTGAAGTGA
- the LOC101759308 gene encoding cinnamoyl-CoA reductase 1 isoform X2: MEETAAAARSTVCVTGAGGFLASWLVKLLLSSGRYAVRGTARDPGDGKNAHLMPLENAGERLQLLKADMLDYGSVASAVAGCEGVFHVASPVPYGQPSNPEADVIAPAVTGTLNVLKACYEAKVKRVVLVSSVAAVFNNPKWPKGKAFDEDSWSDEDYCRKNEEWYLLSKILSEREASAYAAKTGLDMVTICPSLVIGPLMQSTLNTSVKIFLDYIKGDHETIENRLRNLVDVRDVADALLLAYENSKASGRYICSSTPIRVRDIMDILRTMHPTSRWPKR, translated from the exons atggaggagacggcggcggcggcgaggagcacggTGTGCGTGACCGGTGCCGGCGGCTTCCTCGCGTCGTGGCTCGTGAAGCTCCTCCTGTCCAGCGGCCGCTACGCCGTCCGCGgcacggcgcgcgatcctg GTGATGGCAAGAATGCTCACCTCATGCCGCTGGAAAACGCTGGGGAGAGGCTGCAGCTGTTGAAGGCTGACATGCTGGACTACGGCAGCGTCGCCTCCGCAGTCGCCGGCTGTGAGGGTGTTTTCCATGTCGCCAGCCCTGTCCCATACGGCCAGCCCTCCAATCCTGAG gcagACGTAATAGCTCCTGCTGTTACTGGCACATTGAACGTATTAAAAGCTTGCTATGAGGCAAAAGTTAAGAGAGTTGTGTTAGTCTCTTCAGTTGCTGCTGTGTTCAATAATCCTAAGTGGCCCAAGGGCAAGGCCTTTGATGAAGACAGTTGGTCAGATGAAGATTATTGCAGAAAGAATGAG GAATGGTATTTGCTTTCTAAAATATTGTCAGAGCGTGAGGCTTCTGCTTATGCAGCAAAAACTGGGCTGGACATGGTAACCATTTGCCCATCATTGGTAATCGGGCCATTGATGCAATCTACATTAAATACAAGTGTTAAAATCTTCCTCGATTATATCAAAG GGGATCACGAGACCATTGAAAATAGACTTAGAAATCTAGTGGATGTCCGTGATGTTGCTGATGCTCTTCTTTTGGCTTATGAAAATTCAAAGGCATCTGGACGATATATTTGCAGTTCAACCCCAATAAGGGTCCGTGATATTATGGACATACTAAGGACTATGCATCCAACATCCCGTTGGCCCAAAAGGTAA
- the LOC101759717 gene encoding LOW QUALITY PROTEIN: DNA-repair protein XRCC1 (The sequence of the model RefSeq protein was modified relative to this genomic sequence to represent the inferred CDS: inserted 2 bases in 1 codon), with translation MSTRSLPSWMGSSKDGEDDSSKKKHAGTSQKAQKGSDFSKLLDGVVFVLSGFVNPERGMLRSQALDMGAEYRPDWTSDCTLLVCAFANTPKFRQVQADNGTIISKDWICESHKQRKLVDIEPYLMHAGKPWRKNKEPVESDQDQKEMHKEHKKQVQQSHVKPSTSATSKAGHSDSGNKHFSPSKIKQWAMDDLTQTVSWLESQEEKPEPSELKAIAAEGVITCLQDAIESLEQGNDIKGVAEQWSFVPHVVNELLKLDGSGKDASLPKEQLSQLAIKCKKIYQAEFVRMDSDNKKGKKRQSSSPVTEHRRKTKSSDDHYDSDDTIEMTEEEIDLACRQLPGXYADDTELG, from the exons ATGTCCACGAGAAGCCTCCCTTCTTGGATGGGTTCTTCTAAAGATGGAGAGGACGATTCAAGCAAGAAGAAACATGCAGGCACGTCCCAGAAGGCTCAGAAGGGGTCTGATTTCTCCAAACTTCTG GACGGGGTCGTCTTTGTGCTGTCAGGGTTTGTGAATCCGGAGAGGGGCATGCTGCGGTCACAAGCATTGGATATGGGGGCAGAGTATCGGCCTGATTGGACATCGGATTGCACccttcttgtttgtgcatttgcTAACACCCCCAAGTTCCGACAAGTTCAGGCGGATAATGGAACCATTATCTCAAAG GATTGGATCTGTGAATCCCACAAGCAAAGAAAACTTGTGGACATTGAACCTTACCTTATGCATGCTGGAAAGCCATGGCGAAAAAATAAGGAGCCAGTTGAATCTGATCAAG ATCAGAAAGAGATGCATAAAGAGCATAAAAAACAAGTTCAGCAGTCTCACGTCAAGCCATCCACCTCTGCTACCTCAAAG GCAGGACATTCAGACTCTGGAAACAAACACTTCTCTCCCTCAAAAATAAAACAATGGGCAATGGATGATTTGACGCAGACTGTGTCATGGTTGGAGAGCCAAGAAGAGAAG CCAGAGCCAAGTGAACTGAAGGCAATAGCTGCTGAAGGGGTTATTACTTGTCTGCAAGATGCCATAGAATCCCTCGAGCAAGGCAAT GACATCAAAGGAGTGGCGGAGCAGTGGAGCTTCGTCCCCCATGTTGTCAACGAACTGCTGAAACTGGATGGAAGCGGAAAAGATGCATCATTGCCTAAAGAACAACTCTCGCAATTAGCAATCAAATGTAAGAAGATTTATCAGGCCGAGTTCGTGCGCATGGACAGCGACAacaagaaggggaagaagcgtCAAAGCAGCTCGCCGGTAACAGAGCACCGCAGGAAGACAAAATCGAGTGATGATCATTACGACAGTGATGACACGATAGAAATGACGGAGGAAGAGATTGATCTCGCCTGCAGACAGCTCCCTGG CTATGCGGATGATACTGAGCTAGGTTAG